The following coding sequences lie in one Aquabacterium olei genomic window:
- a CDS encoding cell division protein FtsQ/DivIB has protein sequence MLAAAALHAAPLQDETPMDVRWMNTAAIALAIGLVGLLLAAGLLRLSRLPYFQIDRIEIGGDLERNNLATVRANAVHRLQGSFFDIDLQKSREVFEAVPWVRKAVVRRVWPNELRVTLEEHRPAAYWFREDQEDQLVNTLGEVFDANLGDVEDERLPVLRGPAHSTGEESARMLAMLRALKPLLAPLGEIQTLRLTARGSWSVLLDSEARIELGRGTDDEVLARGARFVQTLPALQRQYPAPLEQADLRYPQGYAVKLRGTSTWADAASKPKPPPVRKPSAPTSP, from the coding sequence ATGCTGGCTGCCGCAGCCCTCCACGCTGCCCCCCTCCAGGACGAGACGCCGATGGACGTCCGCTGGATGAACACGGCTGCGATCGCGCTGGCGATCGGGCTGGTGGGGCTGTTGCTGGCTGCCGGCTTGCTGCGCCTGTCGCGCCTGCCTTACTTCCAGATCGACCGCATCGAAATCGGCGGTGACCTCGAGCGCAACAACCTCGCCACCGTGCGCGCCAACGCCGTGCACCGCCTGCAAGGCAGCTTCTTCGACATCGACCTGCAGAAGAGCCGCGAGGTCTTCGAGGCGGTGCCCTGGGTGCGCAAGGCCGTCGTGCGCCGCGTGTGGCCCAACGAGCTGCGCGTGACGCTGGAAGAGCATCGCCCCGCGGCCTACTGGTTCCGCGAGGACCAGGAGGACCAGCTGGTCAACACGCTGGGCGAGGTGTTCGACGCCAACCTCGGCGATGTGGAAGACGAGCGGCTGCCCGTGCTGCGCGGGCCGGCCCACAGCACCGGCGAGGAGTCGGCACGGATGCTGGCCATGCTGCGCGCGCTCAAGCCGTTGCTGGCGCCGCTGGGCGAGATTCAGACGCTGCGCCTGACGGCCCGCGGCTCGTGGAGCGTGCTGCTCGACAGCGAGGCTCGCATTGAGCTGGGCCGCGGCACCGACGACGAGGTCCTGGCACGGGGCGCGCGTTTCGTGCAGACCCTCCCGGCGCTGCAGCGACAGTATCCGGCGCCGCTGGAGCAGGCCGACCTGCGCTATCCGCAGGGCTACGCCGTGAAGCTGCGTGGCACCAGCACCTGGGCCGATGCGGCCAGCAAGCCCAAGCCGCCGCCCGTGCGCAAGCCGTCGGCGCCCACCTCACCCTGA
- a CDS encoding D-alanine--D-alanine ligase, whose amino-acid sequence MSQVHLQPLRIDPASLGKVAVLFGGTSAEREVSIMSGTGVLQALQSAGVNAFAFDPAERPLEDLRTEGVDRCFIALHGRGGEDGTVQGALELLKIPYTGSGVMASSIAMDKIMTKRIWRFEGLPTPDWRMVSSADECVHALAVLGAPMIVKPAREGSSIGLTKVTDPAQCAAAYAAAAQHDPEVLCEQFIEGEETTCPVLIVEGHAQALPVIRIVAPGGNYDYQNKYFTDEVQYLCPSGLDADEEAEIQRQVVRAFRTLGCRGWARADVMIRQSDRQPFLLEINTSPGMTGHSLVPMSARVAGLSYEQLCVHLLASASLDSTTR is encoded by the coding sequence ATGAGCCAGGTTCACCTTCAGCCCCTCCGCATCGACCCGGCCTCGCTGGGCAAGGTCGCCGTGCTGTTCGGCGGCACCTCGGCCGAGCGCGAGGTCTCGATCATGTCGGGCACCGGCGTGCTGCAGGCGCTGCAGTCGGCCGGCGTCAACGCGTTCGCCTTCGACCCGGCCGAGCGCCCGCTGGAAGACCTGCGCACCGAGGGCGTGGACCGCTGCTTCATTGCGCTGCATGGCCGCGGTGGCGAAGACGGCACCGTGCAGGGCGCGCTCGAGCTGCTGAAGATCCCGTACACGGGCTCGGGCGTCATGGCCTCGTCGATCGCGATGGACAAGATCATGACCAAGCGCATCTGGCGTTTCGAGGGCCTGCCCACGCCGGACTGGCGCATGGTCAGCAGCGCCGACGAGTGCGTGCACGCGCTGGCCGTGCTGGGCGCGCCGATGATCGTCAAGCCCGCGCGCGAAGGCTCGTCCATCGGCCTGACCAAGGTGACCGACCCCGCCCAGTGCGCCGCCGCCTACGCGGCCGCCGCGCAGCACGACCCCGAGGTGCTGTGCGAGCAGTTCATCGAAGGTGAGGAAACGACCTGCCCGGTGCTCATCGTGGAAGGCCACGCGCAGGCGCTGCCCGTGATCCGCATCGTCGCGCCGGGAGGCAACTACGACTACCAGAACAAGTACTTCACCGACGAGGTGCAGTACCTGTGCCCGAGCGGTCTGGATGCCGACGAGGAAGCCGAGATCCAGCGCCAGGTGGTGCGGGCCTTCCGCACGCTGGGCTGCCGCGGCTGGGCCCGCGCCGACGTGATGATCCGCCAGAGCGACCGCCAGCCCTTCCTGCTGGAGATCAACACCTCGCCGGGCATGACCGGCCACTCCCTGGTGCCCATGTCGGCCCGCGTGGCCGGCCTGAGCTACGAACAACTGTGCGTGCACCTGCTGGCTTCGGCCAGCCTGGACAGCACCACCCGCTGA
- the murC gene encoding UDP-N-acetylmuramate--L-alanine ligase, translating into MKHAVKHIHFVGIGGAGMSGIAEILHNLGYTVSGSDQSDSATSRRLASLGIRVFIGHEAAHIEGAEAVVTSTAVKGDNPEVIAARAKRIPVVPRAVMLAELMRLRRGIAIAGTHGKTTTTSLVTCILAEAGVDPTFVIGGKLNSAGANSALGKGEYIVVEADESDASFLNLLPVLSVVTNIDADHMDTYGHDFAKLKQAFVDFLHRMPFYGSAILCADDPGVRSIIPLISRPVITYGFGEDAQVRAVNVVALPGGQMRFTVQRRNGQVMPDLDVTLNLPGVHNVLNALAAIAVATEIELPDAPMVKALGEFTGVGRRFQRHGQCRAGDGGQFTLIDDYGHHPVEMAAVINAARGAFPGQRLVLAFQPHRYTRTRDCFEDFVKVLGTADAVLLTEVYAAGEAPIVAADGRALTRAVRVAGKVEPVFVDDVAALPQAIAESTRDGDIVICMGAGSIGGVPAKVAELLKQEASA; encoded by the coding sequence ATGAAGCACGCCGTCAAGCACATCCACTTCGTGGGCATCGGGGGCGCCGGCATGAGCGGCATCGCCGAGATCCTGCACAACCTGGGCTACACCGTCTCGGGCTCCGACCAGTCGGACAGCGCCACCTCGCGCCGCCTGGCCTCGCTCGGCATCCGTGTGTTCATCGGCCACGAGGCCGCGCACATCGAAGGCGCCGAAGCCGTGGTCACGTCCACCGCGGTGAAGGGCGACAACCCCGAGGTGATCGCCGCGCGCGCGAAGCGCATCCCCGTCGTGCCCCGCGCCGTGATGCTGGCCGAGCTGATGCGCCTGCGCCGCGGCATCGCCATTGCCGGCACGCACGGCAAGACCACCACCACCTCGCTGGTGACCTGCATCCTGGCCGAAGCCGGCGTCGACCCGACCTTCGTGATCGGTGGCAAGCTCAACAGCGCCGGCGCCAACTCGGCGCTGGGCAAGGGCGAGTACATCGTCGTGGAGGCCGACGAGTCGGACGCCTCCTTCCTGAACCTGCTGCCCGTGCTGTCGGTCGTCACCAACATCGACGCCGACCACATGGACACCTACGGGCACGACTTCGCGAAGCTCAAGCAGGCCTTCGTCGACTTCCTGCACCGCATGCCGTTCTACGGCTCGGCCATCCTGTGTGCCGACGATCCCGGCGTGCGCAGCATCATCCCGTTGATCTCGCGGCCGGTGATCACCTATGGCTTTGGTGAAGACGCCCAGGTGCGCGCCGTCAATGTGGTGGCGCTGCCCGGCGGGCAGATGCGCTTCACGGTGCAGCGTCGCAACGGCCAGGTCATGCCCGATCTGGACGTGACGCTGAACCTGCCCGGCGTGCACAACGTGCTCAATGCGCTGGCGGCCATTGCCGTGGCCACCGAGATCGAGCTGCCCGACGCCCCGATGGTGAAGGCGCTCGGTGAGTTCACCGGCGTGGGCCGCCGCTTCCAGCGCCACGGCCAGTGCCGTGCCGGCGACGGCGGTCAGTTCACGCTGATCGACGACTACGGCCACCACCCGGTCGAGATGGCCGCCGTGATCAACGCGGCGCGCGGCGCCTTTCCCGGCCAGCGCCTGGTGCTGGCCTTCCAGCCGCACCGCTACACCCGCACGCGCGACTGTTTTGAAGACTTCGTGAAGGTGCTGGGCACGGCCGATGCGGTGCTGCTGACCGAGGTTTATGCCGCGGGCGAAGCGCCCATCGTGGCCGCCGACGGCCGGGCCCTGACCCGCGCGGTGCGCGTGGCCGGCAAGGTCGAGCCGGTCTTCGTTGACGACGTGGCGGCGCTGCCCCAGGCCATCGCTGAAAGCACGCGCGACGGCGACATCGTGATCTGCATGGGCGCCGGTTCCATCGGCGGCGTGCCCGCCAAGGTGGCGGAACTGTTGAAGCAAGAGGCATCGGCATGA
- the murG gene encoding undecaprenyldiphospho-muramoylpentapeptide beta-N-acetylglucosaminyltransferase codes for MSARHLVIMAAGTGGHIMPGLAVADEMKRRGWTVSWLGTTGGMENRLVPPTGIPLDSIAFNGLRGKSPVDTLFGGVRLLKAFADCWKILADRKATAVLGMGGYVCFPGGVMGTARGLPLVMVNADAAMLLSNRALLPITDVLACGFDGPASQHKVARVTGNPVRAEIEAIAPPAERFAGRTGPLRVLVVGGSLGARVLNETVPQALAKIPADQRPLITHQTGMANLEDVRKAYAAAGLDASRDAEVLPFINNMAERLAACDLIVCRAGAITVSELCAAGVPSILIPLIVSTTAHQRDNAEYMAGHGAAVHLPQTELSADALAQRLMALDRTQLLTMADRARQLARTRSAAAVADAIEQHVKPTSGKASA; via the coding sequence ATGAGCGCACGCCACCTCGTGATCATGGCGGCCGGCACCGGCGGGCACATCATGCCCGGCCTGGCCGTGGCCGACGAGATGAAGCGCCGCGGCTGGACCGTGTCGTGGCTGGGCACGACCGGCGGCATGGAAAACCGGCTTGTGCCGCCCACCGGCATCCCGCTCGACTCCATTGCCTTCAACGGCCTGCGCGGCAAGAGCCCGGTCGACACGCTGTTCGGCGGCGTGCGCCTGCTCAAAGCCTTTGCCGACTGCTGGAAGATCCTGGCGGACCGCAAGGCCACGGCCGTGCTCGGCATGGGCGGCTACGTCTGCTTCCCCGGTGGGGTGATGGGCACGGCCCGGGGCCTGCCGCTGGTCATGGTGAATGCCGACGCGGCCATGCTGCTCAGCAACCGCGCGCTGCTGCCCATCACCGACGTGCTGGCCTGCGGCTTTGACGGCCCGGCCTCACAGCACAAGGTGGCCCGCGTGACCGGCAACCCCGTGCGCGCCGAGATCGAAGCCATCGCCCCGCCCGCCGAGCGCTTTGCCGGCCGCACCGGCCCGCTGCGCGTGCTGGTGGTGGGGGGCAGCCTGGGCGCGCGCGTGCTCAACGAGACGGTGCCGCAGGCGCTCGCGAAGATTCCGGCCGACCAGCGCCCGCTGATCACCCACCAGACCGGCATGGCCAACCTCGAAGACGTGCGCAAGGCCTATGCCGCCGCCGGCCTCGACGCCAGCCGCGATGCCGAGGTCCTGCCCTTCATCAACAACATGGCCGAGCGGCTGGCCGCCTGCGACCTGATCGTGTGCCGTGCCGGCGCCATCACCGTCAGCGAACTGTGCGCGGCCGGTGTGCCGAGCATCCTGATCCCGCTGATTGTGTCGACCACGGCACACCAGCGCGACAACGCCGAGTACATGGCCGGGCATGGCGCCGCCGTGCACCTGCCGCAGACCGAACTGTCGGCCGACGCCCTGGCGCAGCGCCTGATGGCGCTGGACCGCACACAGCTGCTGACCATGGCCGATCGGGCGCGGCAACTGGCGCGCACCCGCTCGGCCGCCGCCGTGGCTGATGCCATCGAACAGCACGTGAAACCTACTTCCGGAAAGGCGTCCGCATGA